In Zingiber officinale cultivar Zhangliang chromosome 6A, Zo_v1.1, whole genome shotgun sequence, a single genomic region encodes these proteins:
- the LOC121996080 gene encoding arogenate dehydratase/prephenate dehydratase 6, chloroplastic-like, giving the protein MALPISHHIGAEHPALAGAVKFTVGSRASVSVGRSAPVAAKLNHNKQQQRKNEVASPFEMADDIASRLGHDITVAHLERLFSKQAAGGSSPPPDGDPFGRLPARVAYQGSPGSYCQEAAARAFPSSAAATLLPCFQMEDAFAALEDLSADRAVIPAENSLDGPIDRNLDLLLRHPGVRILGELVLPVNHCLLSLPGAPKSALRRVVSHPQALSHCRRSLEVLNLEVDEVASAADAARFVAENRVTDTAVIGSRIAACEFGLRVLDPNFQDRQLGGNFNRFLNLGLSSAATASSATAEHKTTLAFALHGGPSDLFSAMWIFESHGVRVARVDHRPNRKRPLRIVDRAGGKVAYLDYVFVMDVEGSTSDAAVKAAIARLTEIAAFARVLGSYTSTCHSR; this is encoded by the coding sequence ATGGCGCTTCCAATCTCACATCACATCGGAGCGGAGCATCCTGCTCTCGCCGGAGCTGTCAAGTTTACCGTCGGCAGCAGAGCGTCCGTGTCTGTTGGCAGATCGGCTCCTGTGGCTGCCAAATTGAACCACAACAAGCAACAGCAGCGCAAAAACGAGGTCGCCTCGCCTTTCGAGATGGCCGACGACATTGCCTCCCGCCTGGGCCACGACATCACCGTTGCGCACCTCGAGCGACTATTCAGTAAGCAGGCGGCTGGCGGATCCTCGCCGCCGCCTGACGGAGACCCCTTCGGTCGCCTCCCGGCACGCGTCGCCTACCAGGGCTCCCCTGGATCTTACTGCCAGGAGGCCGCCGCCCGTGCCTTCCCCTCCTCCGCCGCCGCGACCCTCCTCCCCTGCTTCCAGATGGAGGACGCCTTCGCCGCCCTCGAGGACCTCTCCGCCGACCGCGCCGTCATCCCCGCCGAGAACTCCCTCGACGGACCTATCGACCGGAACCTcgacctcctcctccgccacccCGGCGTCCGCATCCTCGGCGAACTAGTCCTCCCCGTCAACCACTGCCTCCTCTCCCTCCCCGGCGCCCCCAAATCCGCCCTCCGCCGCGTGGTCAGCCACCCGCAGGCGCTCTCCCACTGCCGTCGGAGCCTGGAAGTGCTCAATCTCGAAGTCGACGAGGTCGCCAGCGCTGCCGACGCCGCCCGCTTCGTGGCGGAGAACCGCGTCACCGACACAGCGGTGATCGGTAGCCGGATAGCCGCATGCGAGTTTGGCCTGCGGGTGCTGGATCCCAATTTCCAGGACCGCCAACTGGGCGGTAACTTCAATCGATTCCTCAACCTCGGACTCTCCTCCGCCGCAACGGCGTCCTCCGCCACGGCGGAGCACAAGACCACCTTAGCCTTCGCGCTCCACGGGGGGCCGTCAGATCTGTTCTCGGCGATGTGGATCTTCGAGAGCCACGGCGTGAGGGTGGCGCGCGTCGACCACCGACCGAACCGCAAGAGGCCGCTCCGCATAGTGGACCGTGCCGGAGGGAAGGTGGCGTACCTGGACTACGTCTTCGTGATGGATGTGGAAGGGAGCACATCGGACGCCGCCGTGAAGGCCGCGATCGCACGCTTGACGGAGATCGCCGCTTTCGCACGCGTGCTCGGTAGCTACACCAGCACGTGCCACTCACGTTGA
- the LOC121996079 gene encoding protein GDAP2 homolog, with translation MYRSVAENATRGGMASDNGDAVVTLHQLPRWNDADQRSYVSGDISSPLSYFSDPLTSPSEADSGVKSRFPVDHEINSKIYLWRGNPWNLEVDAVVNSTNENLDEAHSSPGLHAAAGPGLAEECASLGGCRTGMAKITNAYDLPARKVIHTVGPKYAVKYHTAAENALSHCYRSCLEILIENGLQSIATGCIYTEAKNYPREPAAHVAIRTVRRFLEKQKDKITAVVFCTSTSTDTEIYRRLLPLYFPRDKHEEEIAVSKLPADVGDENGETVIDERKIRIKPLPAPSVADATPTTISLDLPVSDVGLTLRRRNSNSLESYLDPTFMSLIKDPDQRRKEQQEKVAQTQSGFNCAKLLGYGDLSGPPLSAAEEYSLHSRYLAKANSLNLTDIAEMKIIYRGGVDSEGRPVMVVIGAHFLLRCLDLERFVLYVVKEFEPLIQKPYSIIYIHSAACLQPQPDLGWMKRLQQILGRKHKRNLHAIYVLHPTLGLRAAIFSLQLLVDGEVWKKVAYVDRLLQLFRYVPREQLTIPDFVFQHDLEINGGKGFIVDPRTKYIYQRAPA, from the exons ATGTACCGTAGCGTGGCAGAAAACGCCACGCGCGGTGGGATGGCGTCCGATAACGGAGATGCGGTGGTGACGCTCCATCAGTTGCCACGTTGGAACGACGCGGATCAGAGATCTTACGTTTCCGGGGATATATCGTCGCCGTTGTCATACTTCTCGGATCCGCTTACTTCGCCTTCTGAAGCTGATTCCGGGGTGAAATCGAGGTTCCCTGTGGATCACGAAATCAATTCTAAGATTTATCTTTGGCGCGGAAACCCATGGAATCTGGAGGTTGATGCGGTGGTGAATTCCACTAATGAG AACTTGGATGAAGCACACAGCAGCCCTGGCTTACATGCTGCTGCTGGCCCAGGTCTTGCAGAAGAATGTGCATCTTTG GGTGGTTGTCGAACTGGAATGGCTAAAATTACCAACGCTTATGATCTCCCTGCTAG AAAAGTTATTCATACAGTTGGCCCCAAGTATGCTGTCAAGTACCATACAGCCGCAGAAAATGCCCTTAGCCATTGCTATCGGTCTTGCTTAGAGATCCTAATTGAAAATGGACTACAAAG TATTGCAACTGGATGTATTTATACTGAGGCCAAAAACTATCCTCGTGAGCCTGCTGCACATGTTGCCATAA GGACTGTAAGGCGTTTTTTGGAGAAACAAAAAGATAAAATCACTGCAGTTGTTTTTTGTACTTCCACATCTACTGATACAGAAATATATAGAAG GTTGCTTCCACTTTACTTTCCGAGGGATAAGCATGAAGAAGAGATTGCCGTGTCAAAACTTCCTGCAGATGTTGGAGATGAGAATGGTGAGACAGTTATTGATGAAAGGAAAATCAGAATAAAACCTTTGCCTGCACCTTCGGTAGCTGATGCAACTCCGACAACAATCTCATTAGATCTTCCAGTTTCTGATGTTGGATTGACTCTGAGACG ACGCAACTCTAACAGCTTGGAATCCTACCTCGATCCTACATTTATGTCATTAATTAAGGATCCTGACCAGAGAAGGAAAGAGCAACAGGAAAAGGTTGCCCAAACACAAAGTGGTTTCAATTGTGCCAAGCTTCTTGGATATGGTGACCTTAGTGGCCCACCACTTTCTGCTGCTGAAGAGTATTCTCTCCATTCAAGATATCTTGCCAAAGCAAATTCTCTTAATCTCACAGATATCGCTGAAATGAAGATAAT CTATCGCGGTGGTGTGGATAGTGAGGGAAGGCCTGTCATGGTTGTCATAGGAGCTCATTTTCTTTTGCGGTGCCTGGATTTGGAGCGTTTTGTGCTGTATGTTGTAAAG GAGTTTGAACCCTTGATTCAGAAGCCATACAGCATTATTTACATTCACTCTGCAGCCTGTTTGCAACC ACAACCGGATTTGGGATGGATGAAGCGGTTGCAACAGATATTGGGTCGGAAGCACAAGAGAAATTTGCAC GCTATATATGTTTTGCATCCGACACTGGGATTGAGGGCAGCAATCTTCTCCCTGCAGCTTCTGGTGGACGGTGAG GTATGGAAGAAAGTTGCGTATGTGGATCGACTCCTTCAATTGTTCAGATATGTTCCTCGCGAGCAGTTGACCATCCCTGACTTCGTCTTCCA GCACGACCTCGAAATTAATGGAGGGAAAGGTTTCATCGTCGATCCAAGAACAAAATATATCTATCAGAGAGCGCCTGCGTGA